One window from the genome of bacterium encodes:
- a CDS encoding TIR domain-containing protein codes for MAKAKNLAFLMQRLADLISTSRVDPTRLTCFVCYHDADFSDVESFIRQYGTEFVPRCIGVSEKDGFVGSLDDHYIMSRVREEILGDSTVTLLLLGRETWHQRFVDWELAASLHETPVRSRNGILALPLPSMGNRAVLPDRIRDNHFGADSERSPVIYASYPATRESLRTMLDRADKSRVDEARTVDNRRPLRRTDSPLSHES; via the coding sequence GTGGCCAAAGCGAAGAACCTCGCGTTCCTCATGCAGCGTCTGGCGGATCTGATCTCCACCAGCAGGGTCGATCCGACGAGGCTGACGTGCTTCGTCTGCTACCACGACGCCGACTTCAGCGACGTCGAGTCGTTCATCCGCCAGTACGGGACCGAGTTCGTGCCCCGCTGCATCGGCGTGAGCGAGAAGGACGGCTTCGTCGGCAGCCTCGACGACCACTACATCATGAGCAGGGTCCGCGAGGAGATCCTCGGCGACTCGACGGTCACGCTCCTGCTCCTGGGCAGGGAGACCTGGCATCAGAGGTTCGTGGACTGGGAGCTGGCGGCGTCCCTCCACGAGACCCCGGTCCGGTCGAGGAACGGGATACTCGCCCTGCCGCTTCCCTCCATGGGCAACAGGGCCGTGCTCCCGGACCGGATCCGCGACAACCACTTCGGCGCCGACAGCGAGAGGTCGCCGGTGATCTACGCGAGCTACCCGGCCACCCGCGAGTCGTTGCGCACGATGCTGGACCGCGCCGACAAGTCCCGCGTCGACGAGGCCCGGACGGTGGACAACCGGAGACCGCTCCGCAGGACGGACTCCCCGCTGTCGCACGAGTCGTGA
- a CDS encoding ammonium transporter, translating to MKRGTLIVLGAAGAVTALMTTPAAAQADDASAAVQAALDNAWVLLAAVLVFCMQAGFALLETGLTRVKNTTNILAKNLSDMCVGVLAFLATGYAIAFGAGNPLWGAEGFFLAGRDLVGAGSSGAGNLSTATFFVFQAVFAAAAVTIASGAMAERARFRSYLLFSVAMCAVIYPTVVHWTWGGGLIADISIGGAVFSDFAGSTVVHVTGGSAGLMGAILLGPRLGKYTPDGTPRPIAGHAVPMVILGVFILWLGWFGFNAGSQLAATAGSPVSRVILNTVVAGSVGTVVAGAVVWRRQGLPDMSIVANGTLGGLVAVTAGCASMNTLGALVTGAVAGVLVVYSMTFIESQGIDDPVGAVSVHGACGLWGTLAVGLFARYDDGYLGRDGAGLFYSGDGYQLIVQVILVAIVAAWTLVTTGILFALLRRFRLLRVTAQEEALGLDLTEHGIGAYPTDVLPRDARAYEGPQ from the coding sequence ATGAAGCGCGGCACGTTGATCGTTCTCGGCGCGGCGGGCGCGGTGACAGCCCTGATGACGACGCCGGCCGCGGCGCAGGCCGACGACGCCTCGGCGGCGGTGCAGGCGGCGCTCGACAACGCCTGGGTCCTGCTGGCCGCCGTGCTGGTGTTCTGCATGCAGGCCGGCTTCGCCCTCCTCGAGACCGGCCTGACGAGGGTGAAGAACACCACCAACATCCTCGCCAAGAACCTCTCCGACATGTGTGTCGGCGTCCTGGCCTTCCTGGCCACCGGGTACGCCATCGCCTTCGGCGCGGGCAACCCCCTGTGGGGGGCCGAAGGGTTCTTCCTGGCGGGGCGCGATCTCGTGGGGGCGGGCTCCAGCGGCGCCGGGAATCTCAGCACGGCCACGTTCTTCGTGTTCCAGGCGGTCTTCGCCGCCGCCGCGGTCACCATCGCCTCGGGGGCGATGGCCGAGCGGGCCCGCTTCAGGTCGTACCTGCTGTTCAGCGTGGCGATGTGCGCCGTCATCTATCCGACGGTCGTGCACTGGACCTGGGGCGGCGGCCTGATCGCGGACATCTCCATCGGCGGCGCCGTCTTCAGCGACTTCGCCGGCTCGACGGTGGTGCACGTCACCGGGGGCAGCGCGGGGCTCATGGGCGCGATCCTCCTCGGCCCGCGCCTGGGGAAGTACACGCCGGACGGAACGCCGCGGCCGATCGCGGGCCATGCGGTGCCGATGGTCATACTGGGCGTGTTCATCCTGTGGCTGGGCTGGTTCGGGTTCAACGCCGGGTCGCAGCTCGCCGCCACGGCCGGCAGCCCGGTCAGCCGTGTGATCCTCAACACCGTCGTGGCGGGCTCGGTGGGCACGGTGGTCGCCGGCGCGGTCGTGTGGCGCCGGCAGGGGCTGCCGGACATGTCCATCGTCGCCAACGGCACCCTCGGCGGGCTCGTGGCTGTCACCGCGGGCTGCGCCTCGATGAACACCCTCGGCGCGCTCGTGACCGGTGCGGTCGCCGGCGTCCTGGTCGTCTACTCGATGACGTTCATCGAGAGCCAGGGCATCGACGACCCGGTGGGCGCCGTGTCGGTGCACGGTGCGTGCGGCCTGTGGGGCACGCTGGCCGTCGGCCTCTTCGCCCGCTACGACGACGGCTACCTCGGCCGCGACGGCGCCGGGCTGTTCTACAGCGGGGACGGCTACCAGCTGATCGTCCAGGTCATCCTGGTGGCTATCGTGGCGGCGTGGACCCTGGTGACGACAGGTATCCTGTTCGCCCTGCTGCGCCGCTTCCGGTTGCTGCGGGTGACCGCGCAGGAGGAGGCGCTGGGCCTCGACCTCACCGAGCACGGCATCGGCGCGTACCCCACCGACGTGCTGCCGCGTGACGCCCGCGCCTACGAGGGACCGCAGTAG
- a CDS encoding glycosyltransferase family 2 protein: MTDVSVLIPVWDEEQAIGRVVRGALAACAAAALGAECVVCVDARTADRSAEAAAEAGARTLLQQGRGLTGAVLEAAAAAAGPIAVVLDGDGQHDPADAGRLLGPLLEGRADLVCGARSPASLRSGFGGALGGLWRRVGSAAFAGLARAATGVAAPDPLTGMFACRTADLRALGADPAGCPPGGYKLLVALLAATPPDRVAHAAVTFHPRTGGASHMNLRTSLTLARQLAHLARRRARGGGRLRRRAR; the protein is encoded by the coding sequence GTGACGGACGTGAGCGTGCTGATCCCCGTTTGGGACGAGGAGCAGGCGATCGGGCGGGTGGTCCGCGGCGCCCTCGCGGCCTGCGCGGCGGCAGCCCTCGGCGCCGAGTGCGTGGTTTGCGTCGATGCGCGCACCGCCGACCGTTCGGCCGAAGCGGCCGCCGAAGCGGGGGCCAGGACCCTCCTCCAGCAGGGCCGGGGGCTCACCGGCGCGGTGCTGGAGGCCGCCGCGGCGGCGGCCGGGCCGATCGCGGTGGTGCTCGACGGCGACGGCCAGCACGACCCCGCGGACGCCGGACGGCTGCTGGGGCCGCTGCTGGAGGGCCGGGCGGACCTGGTCTGCGGCGCCCGCTCGCCGGCGAGCCTCCGCTCGGGCTTCGGCGGGGCGCTGGGGGGTCTGTGGCGGCGGGTCGGGTCGGCGGCCTTCGCCGGGCTGGCGCGTGCGGCCACCGGCGTCGCCGCCCCCGACCCGCTGACGGGCATGTTCGCCTGCCGCACCGCCGACCTGCGAGCCCTCGGCGCCGATCCCGCCGGCTGCCCGCCCGGCGGCTACAAGCTCCTGGTGGCCCTGCTCGCCGCCACGCCGCCGGATCGGGTCGCCCACGCCGCCGTCACGTTCCATCCCCGCACCGGCGGCGCCTCGCACATGAACCTGCGCACCTCGCTCACCCTCGCCCGCCAACTCGCACACTTGGCCCGACGCCGGGCGCGTGGCGGGGGGCGGCTCCGCCGCCGGGCACGATAG